Proteins co-encoded in one Magnetococcales bacterium genomic window:
- a CDS encoding 4Fe-4S binding protein, producing the protein MRALRRYHAVFFLGLFLFFLVVNDFRHMRGYETSLFLELDPLTALGGFLTSHTLYKGLAWSLVILLPTLFFGRFFCSWVCPLGILNQGISHFFNHRRPVDAYKLNAYRPIFRVKYYILTALLILAGMGALQTGLLDPIALLERSMIVAILPAMHGKAWDFYQHQPYFHGGILITLLVLAILLANRFLTRFWCRVLCPLGALLGVFSLRAPFRIRRDVDRCSACSRCLQFCQGGCDPHAELRVSECHLCMNCIEACPEDALHFGLAQPRSSVQQPLDLGRRRLVETGVTALALYPMLRTSRSAYSNPAPDVIRPPGSLPEADFLARCIKCAACMRVCPTNVLQPALLESGLEGLWTPILINTQGYCEHHCVLCGQVCPTAAIRPVPIAEKIGNKPYTHPIKLGTAFFDRGRCLPWAMHIPCIVCEEMCPTSPKAIWFQSVTIPGRDGKPVDLKQPFVEPARCIGCGICENKCPVVDQAAIRVTSVGETRSQRNRMILKGDIS; encoded by the coding sequence CTGCGAGCCTTGCGTCGTTACCATGCGGTTTTTTTTCTCGGCCTGTTTCTGTTTTTTCTGGTGGTGAACGATTTTCGCCACATGCGTGGCTATGAAACCTCCCTTTTTCTGGAGCTGGATCCCCTGACCGCCTTGGGCGGCTTTTTGACGAGTCATACCCTCTACAAAGGTCTGGCCTGGTCGCTGGTCATCCTGCTGCCAACCCTTTTTTTTGGACGTTTTTTTTGTTCCTGGGTCTGTCCGTTGGGGATACTCAACCAGGGCATCAGCCATTTTTTCAACCATCGCCGCCCGGTGGATGCCTACAAACTCAATGCGTATCGACCCATTTTCCGGGTAAAATATTATATATTGACCGCCCTGCTGATTCTGGCAGGCATGGGGGCACTCCAGACCGGTCTTCTCGATCCCATTGCCTTGTTGGAACGCTCCATGATTGTGGCGATCCTGCCGGCCATGCATGGCAAGGCGTGGGATTTTTATCAACATCAGCCTTATTTTCATGGCGGTATTTTAATCACGCTGCTCGTGTTGGCCATATTGTTGGCCAACCGGTTTTTGACCCGCTTCTGGTGTCGGGTATTGTGTCCGCTGGGGGCGTTGCTGGGGGTGTTTTCCCTGCGGGCACCGTTTCGCATCCGGCGCGACGTGGACCGTTGTTCGGCCTGCTCCCGCTGCCTGCAATTCTGCCAGGGAGGATGTGACCCGCATGCCGAGTTGCGGGTCAGCGAATGCCACCTTTGTATGAATTGTATTGAGGCCTGCCCGGAAGATGCCCTGCATTTTGGTCTGGCCCAGCCGCGCAGTTCGGTCCAGCAACCCCTGGATCTGGGACGCCGCCGTCTGGTGGAGACCGGCGTCACCGCCCTGGCGTTGTATCCCATGCTCCGCACTTCCCGTTCGGCCTATTCCAATCCGGCCCCGGACGTCATCCGTCCCCCCGGATCCCTGCCGGAAGCGGATTTTCTGGCCCGCTGCATCAAATGCGCCGCCTGCATGCGGGTCTGCCCGACCAATGTTCTGCAACCCGCTCTCCTGGAGTCCGGCCTGGAGGGGCTATGGACCCCGATCCTCATCAATACTCAGGGGTATTGTGAACATCACTGCGTCCTTTGTGGCCAGGTTTGCCCGACCGCCGCGATTCGCCCCGTGCCCATCGCCGAAAAAATCGGCAACAAACCCTACACCCATCCAATCAAGCTGGGCACCGCCTTTTTTGATCGGGGTCGTTGTCTCCCTTGGGCCATGCATATTCCCTGTATTGTCTGCGAGGAAATGTGTCCCACCTCGCCCAAGGCCATCTGGTTTCAAAGCGTCACCATTCCTGGCCGCGATGGAAAGCCGGTTGATTTGAAACAACCCTTTGTCGAGCCGGCCCGTTGCATCGGTTGTGGCATTTGCGAAAACAAATGCCCGGTTGTCGATCAGGCCGCCATTCGCGTCACCTCCGTCGGCGAAACCCGCTCCCAACGCAATCGTATGATCTTGAAAGGGGATATCTCTTAG
- a CDS encoding DUF362 domain-containing protein — MKPDAKKSVKQSGFKRAQPVLSRREFVRDVAVTTGIAAGLGAGGWLAYSTEPIRRQPEVIHKLRDFRIPASDLFPVMAVVRGEQVERMTREAITRLGGIDRFIKRGDKVLLKPNVGWDRQPEQAANTGPELVAAMVRLCREAGAKAVWVTDHSLNDPYRCFFRSGIEDAIRKEGGEMRLPRQEDFVRTDMGGSVLKIWPVSRFFLEADKVINLPIVKHHSLCGCTLAMKNWYGVIGGTRNRLHQDIHASIVDLAAAVRPTLTVMDATRVLKRNGPTGGSVADVGRENTLIAGLDEVAMDAFSLQFLDLQPDKVPFLAMGEARGLGRVNWQTLNVSQTQIG, encoded by the coding sequence ATGAAACCTGATGCCAAAAAATCAGTAAAGCAGTCTGGTTTCAAACGGGCCCAACCGGTCCTGAGCCGGCGGGAGTTTGTGCGGGATGTGGCCGTGACAACGGGGATTGCGGCTGGCCTGGGAGCGGGGGGGTGGTTGGCCTACAGCACCGAACCGATCCGCCGCCAGCCGGAGGTGATTCATAAATTGCGGGATTTTCGGATTCCGGCATCCGACCTGTTTCCGGTCATGGCCGTGGTACGGGGCGAACAGGTGGAACGCATGACCCGGGAGGCCATAACCCGGCTCGGTGGTATCGACCGGTTCATCAAACGGGGTGACAAGGTCCTCCTCAAGCCGAACGTCGGATGGGATCGGCAGCCGGAACAGGCCGCCAACACCGGCCCGGAGCTGGTCGCGGCCATGGTGCGTCTTTGTCGGGAGGCCGGGGCCAAAGCCGTCTGGGTCACCGATCACTCTCTCAATGATCCCTATCGCTGCTTTTTCCGTTCCGGGATTGAAGACGCGATCCGCAAGGAGGGGGGGGAGATGCGTCTGCCGCGCCAGGAGGACTTTGTGCGGACCGACATGGGGGGGAGCGTGCTGAAAATCTGGCCGGTGTCGCGTTTTTTTTTGGAAGCCGACAAGGTCATCAATCTGCCCATCGTCAAACATCACTCTTTATGCGGCTGTACCCTGGCCATGAAAAACTGGTATGGGGTGATCGGTGGCACGCGCAACCGTTTGCATCAGGATATTCATGCCTCCATCGTCGATCTGGCGGCGGCGGTGCGGCCAACCTTGACCGTCATGGATGCCACGCGCGTCTTGAAACGCAATGGTCCTACCGGTGGGAGCGTGGCCGATGTTGGCCGGGAAAACACCCTGATTGCCGGTCTGGATGAGGTGGCCATGGATGCTTTCAGTCTGCAATTTCTGGATCTGCAACCGGACAAGGTGCCTTTTCTGGCCATGGGAGAGGCGCGGGGTCTCGGGCGTGTCAACTGGCAAACGCTTAACGTCTCCCAGACCCAGATCGGATGA
- a CDS encoding sigma 54-interacting transcriptional regulator, with protein sequence MAHKILVVDDDSQIRFIFQSFLTSSGYDVVVAEDYDAALRSLDEGDFDLLFTDIHMVGKSGLDLLKEVQKRGPSAPYVLVITGFPDLETVQEALRAGAYDYLVKPVLKENLLRQVKSALDHKTMRDDKERMQHRLTAVFNSVRDAIITVDANLRIMEFNQAAQRICGFSAHEAGQLLNSEHRHCHGHCLDALDRVFKNKDRAEMVRLQCDNSVRKGQMVDVSASPLFDKTNQFLGAVMVVRDETRLAALEKNLGERQGFHGIIGRSRKMQNIYSLIENLADVDTTVLVTGESGTGKERIADALHGRGVRSRGTLVKVNCSGLSETLLESELFGHVRGAFTGAVKDKIGRFQLADRGTIFLDEIGDVSARMQTRLLRVLQNKELERVGESRTVQVDVRVVAATNQNLREKIAQGLFREDLYYRLKVVEILLPPLRDRREDIPLLLDHFIHRFNGTFGRSIVGVSDQVMQVIMEYPWPGNIRELEHAVEHAFVICRDSYIDIKDLPPELSASPSRGIIPEKVAVSTEEDRDRIIHALEKSGWVKARAARNLGVSRSTLYRKMQELAIQDLQQIP encoded by the coding sequence ATGGCACACAAAATTCTCGTCGTTGATGACGATTCCCAGATCCGCTTTATTTTTCAGTCTTTTTTGACCAGTTCCGGTTACGACGTTGTGGTCGCCGAGGATTACGATGCGGCGTTGCGCTCCCTGGATGAAGGTGACTTCGATCTGCTTTTCACCGACATCCACATGGTTGGCAAGAGCGGTCTGGATCTGCTGAAGGAGGTTCAGAAACGCGGTCCCAGTGCCCCTTATGTCCTGGTCATTACCGGCTTTCCCGACCTGGAAACCGTGCAGGAGGCCCTGCGCGCCGGAGCCTACGATTATCTGGTCAAACCGGTCCTGAAGGAAAACCTGTTGCGTCAGGTCAAATCCGCCCTGGATCACAAAACCATGCGCGATGACAAAGAACGCATGCAACATCGCCTGACGGCTGTGTTCAACAGTGTCCGGGATGCCATCATTACCGTGGATGCCAATCTGCGCATCATGGAATTCAATCAGGCTGCACAACGCATTTGCGGCTTTTCAGCCCATGAGGCAGGCCAGTTGCTCAACAGCGAACATCGCCATTGCCATGGACATTGCCTGGATGCCCTGGATCGCGTGTTCAAAAACAAGGATCGCGCCGAAATGGTCCGCCTGCAATGCGACAATTCGGTTCGGAAGGGGCAAATGGTGGACGTTTCCGCCTCGCCTCTGTTTGATAAAACCAACCAGTTTCTTGGGGCCGTCATGGTGGTGCGCGATGAGACCCGGCTGGCAGCCCTGGAAAAAAATCTCGGGGAGCGCCAGGGTTTTCATGGCATTATTGGCCGCAGTCGCAAGATGCAGAATATCTATTCGCTCATTGAAAATCTTGCCGATGTCGATACCACCGTTCTGGTGACCGGCGAAAGCGGTACCGGCAAGGAACGTATTGCCGATGCCCTGCATGGTCGCGGTGTCCGCAGTCGCGGCACCCTGGTCAAGGTCAACTGCTCCGGTTTGTCGGAAACCTTGCTGGAGAGTGAACTTTTCGGCCATGTGCGCGGGGCGTTTACCGGCGCGGTCAAGGACAAGATCGGACGGTTTCAATTGGCCGACCGGGGCACAATCTTTCTGGATGAAATCGGTGATGTCTCTGCCCGGATGCAGACCCGATTGTTGCGGGTCCTGCAAAACAAGGAGTTGGAACGGGTTGGTGAGAGCCGTACCGTGCAGGTGGATGTCCGCGTGGTCGCCGCCACCAACCAGAACCTGCGCGAAAAAATTGCCCAGGGCCTGTTTCGTGAGGATCTCTATTACCGATTGAAAGTGGTGGAAATTCTGCTTCCACCCCTCCGGGATCGCCGGGAGGACATTCCCCTGTTACTCGACCATTTCATCCATCGGTTCAATGGCACCTTTGGCAGATCCATTGTCGGGGTGAGCGATCAGGTCATGCAGGTCATCATGGAGTATCCCTGGCCAGGCAACATACGTGAACTCGAACATGCCGTTGAACACGCCTTTGTCATATGCCGGGATTCCTATATTGACATCAAGGACCTGCCACCCGAACTCTCCGCGTCGCCATCCCGGGGAATCATCCCGGAAAAGGTCGCAGTTTCCACAGAAGAGGATCGCGACCGGATCATCCATGCCCTGGAAAAATCTGGTTGGGTCAAGGCACGGGCCGCACGCAATCTGGGCGTGAGCCGGAGTACCCTCTATCGCAAGATGCAGGAGCTGGCCATTCAGGATCTTCAGCAGATCCCCTGA
- a CDS encoding AAA family ATPase, giving the protein MIFFDESIEKFLKHLVRLQGIEFVRDGYVLRDTTGKLAFICNQAMPGDSKEKIIKKIKKILPNYSRDNDCIMDIEQPGVQSIINNGNCHYEKFNFNIGKIIYPVDVRIIDHRMIGSDWLIAPECMPKSSGAVRIVFASMKGGVGRSTALVVLAAELARQGRTVLTVDLDLEAPGLGSMLLAEREKPLFGSLDWYVESGVGGVKADDREFLNSMIAASSFGGNQGTIDVVPAVGRNADTCPANVLAKLSRAYLDQPQDSGQSLSFLTRTRTLIDQLASWKHYDAILIDARAGLSELTAAALLGLNADVLLFGVNTPQTFASYRYLLAHLARFIKEENRDWIYRFRMIHAKAPANLEQQKMFRDRAYEIFSEFFYKEYNFFMKSDEDASSVLEEPGLDDPSAPHYAWPILSNSQFMEFDPLADSIQLDRIVYESTFGSLMRGVSEWLEIPEGIAP; this is encoded by the coding sequence ATGATCTTTTTTGATGAAAGTATCGAAAAATTTTTAAAACATTTGGTCCGTTTACAAGGGATTGAATTTGTACGGGATGGTTATGTGTTGAGAGACACGACCGGAAAATTGGCGTTTATTTGTAATCAAGCAATGCCAGGTGATTCTAAAGAAAAGATCATTAAAAAAATAAAAAAAATATTGCCGAATTATTCCCGGGACAATGATTGCATTATGGATATTGAACAGCCTGGTGTTCAATCCATAATAAATAATGGCAATTGTCATTATGAAAAATTTAATTTTAATATTGGAAAAATAATTTACCCGGTTGATGTCAGAATAATTGATCATCGAATGATTGGGAGCGATTGGCTGATTGCACCTGAATGCATGCCGAAATCATCCGGGGCGGTGCGGATTGTCTTTGCCAGCATGAAAGGAGGCGTGGGACGTTCGACGGCTCTGGTAGTCCTGGCCGCAGAATTGGCCCGGCAGGGTCGGACTGTCTTGACTGTGGATCTGGATTTGGAAGCCCCGGGTCTTGGTTCAATGCTGCTTGCAGAAAGAGAAAAACCGCTCTTTGGATCGTTGGATTGGTATGTGGAAAGTGGTGTGGGTGGTGTCAAGGCAGATGATCGTGAATTTTTGAACTCCATGATTGCTGCGAGTTCGTTTGGAGGCAATCAGGGAACCATAGATGTGGTGCCGGCTGTTGGCAGAAATGCGGATACCTGTCCAGCCAATGTTCTGGCCAAACTTTCCCGTGCATATCTGGATCAACCCCAGGATTCAGGGCAATCTTTGAGTTTTCTGACCAGGACACGCACGTTGATTGACCAGCTTGCATCCTGGAAACACTATGATGCCATCTTGATCGATGCCCGGGCCGGTTTGAGTGAATTGACCGCCGCAGCATTATTGGGTCTTAATGCCGATGTGTTGCTGTTTGGAGTCAATACGCCACAAACTTTTGCCAGTTATCGTTATCTGTTGGCGCATCTGGCTCGATTTATCAAAGAGGAGAATCGTGACTGGATTTATCGTTTCCGCATGATTCATGCCAAGGCACCGGCGAATTTGGAACAACAGAAAATGTTTCGTGATCGTGCCTATGAAATCTTTTCTGAGTTTTTTTATAAAGAATACAATTTTTTTATGAAATCAGATGAAGATGCCTCATCCGTATTGGAGGAACCGGGTCTCGATGATCCATCAGCGCCTCATTATGCCTGGCCAATCTTGTCCAATTCGCAATTCATGGAGTTTGATCCATTGGCGGATTCCATACAATTGGACCGGATAGTGTATGAGTCAACTTTCGGATCCCTGATGCGTGGCGTGAGTGAATGGCTTGAAATACCGGAGGGGATTGCACCATGA
- a CDS encoding BrnT family toxin, with amino-acid sequence MKAVRWDTGKNIRLISERGVSFEDVLSAMMHGGLLDTIEHPRGEKYPNQRMFIVRIREYVYLVPFVENDIEVFLKTIIPSRKATRIYMTNKAN; translated from the coding sequence ATGAAAGCAGTACGCTGGGACACTGGTAAAAATATTCGTTTGATATCAGAACGTGGCGTTTCGTTTGAAGATGTCCTTTCAGCCATGATGCACGGTGGTCTTCTTGACACCATTGAACACCCTAGAGGGGAAAAATATCCAAATCAACGAATGTTTATCGTGCGTATCCGAGAATATGTTTACCTGGTGCCATTCGTAGAAAACGACATCGAGGTTTTCCTGAAAACAATCATTCCAAGTCGCAAAGCAACTCGTATCTACATGACCAACAAGGCCAATTGA
- a CDS encoding aldo/keto reductase: MKRRDFIKSSVAMATVATVAGHITPSNAETEQKAGVKNYRPLGNTGMKISDISFGAGKVPSASLILRAVERGMNYFDTAPDYGTSEALIGEALPRLPDRGKIYIASKFCQPKPYPGHLPTGSTQQEYMAAVEGSLKRLHTDYLDVVFVHGIGENPDFDKERQRLFDENMLKAFERLKQDGKVRFLAVSSHGPHNMERLLMEAVNSGHFQVIMPAFNFMKFPKVPEVIQAASKKGVGVVAMKTLAGAKESGVDLSGVSEHAAFKWVLKHPEVAGLVVTIANTGHLDLYLPASGQAFTAQDQRLLDQYAALHGQDYCRTGCGDCEAGCPEKVPIASILRYQMYFEAYQQEKQAMQSYAALEKNAAACRGCDGAACNQQCAYGLPVAAKLQAAHRQLSFAPVT, from the coding sequence ATGAAACGTCGTGATTTTATCAAGTCTTCCGTGGCCATGGCGACCGTGGCTACGGTGGCAGGGCATATCACTCCATCCAATGCCGAGACCGAGCAGAAAGCCGGGGTGAAAAATTATCGTCCCCTGGGCAACACCGGCATGAAAATCAGTGATATTTCCTTCGGTGCCGGGAAAGTGCCTTCGGCGTCACTGATCCTGCGGGCCGTCGAGCGCGGCATGAACTATTTTGACACGGCCCCCGACTACGGAACCAGCGAAGCCCTGATCGGTGAAGCCCTGCCGCGTCTGCCGGACCGGGGGAAAATTTACATCGCTTCCAAATTCTGCCAGCCGAAACCCTATCCCGGACATCTCCCCACGGGCAGTACCCAACAGGAATATATGGCGGCAGTCGAAGGCAGTCTGAAAAGATTGCATACCGACTATCTGGATGTGGTATTTGTGCATGGTATTGGCGAAAATCCGGATTTTGACAAGGAACGGCAGCGGCTGTTTGACGAAAACATGCTGAAGGCTTTCGAGCGGCTGAAACAGGATGGCAAGGTACGTTTTCTGGCCGTCTCTTCCCATGGCCCCCACAATATGGAACGGCTCCTCATGGAAGCGGTCAACTCCGGACACTTCCAGGTGATCATGCCGGCCTTCAATTTCATGAAATTTCCCAAGGTTCCGGAAGTGATCCAGGCCGCCAGCAAGAAGGGGGTGGGCGTGGTGGCCATGAAAACCCTCGCCGGTGCCAAGGAGAGCGGCGTCGATTTGAGCGGGGTCAGCGAACATGCGGCGTTCAAATGGGTTCTCAAACACCCCGAGGTGGCGGGTCTGGTGGTCACGATTGCCAATACCGGCCATCTGGATCTCTATCTGCCGGCTTCGGGGCAGGCTTTTACGGCCCAGGATCAAAGGCTCCTCGACCAGTATGCCGCCCTCCATGGCCAGGATTACTGCCGCACGGGTTGTGGCGATTGCGAGGCAGGGTGTCCGGAAAAGGTGCCCATTGCCTCCATCCTGCGTTACCAGATGTATTTTGAAGCGTACCAACAGGAAAAACAGGCCATGCAATCCTATGCCGCTCTGGAAAAAAATGCGGCTGCCTGTCGAGGTTGTGACGGCGCGGCCTGCAATCAACAGTGTGCCTATGGCCTGCCCGTGGCCGCCAAACTCCAGGCCGCCCATCGGCAACTCTCTTTTGCCCCGGTTACCTGA
- a CDS encoding chemotaxis protein CheV, producing MDNFMKEIDQRSNLAFSNQMEMLTFFLTDAQQYGINVFKIIEVIETPKNVTVMPQTHPAIIGAINFREQLVTVVDLASSLGMESVNFHEGVSYVIICEYSGSVQGFLISSPNKLLTRSWKDIRSPGHGTQNSGYLTALTYDDEGKSIQILDIEKILSEIMGIEDVVPPEMIEEGHKFDLHNFHVLAVDDSRAARNLLANTLEQIGVQHHLFDSAENAFAALKKSLEPGSRFRYCLIISDIEMPGMDGFTFTRQVKSNPELARIQLVLHSSMSNQANKVKADAVGANDFIPKFKPENIARVVLEQVARVKDQGIC from the coding sequence ATGGATAACTTCATGAAGGAGATTGATCAGAGGAGCAATCTGGCTTTTTCCAACCAGATGGAAATGCTCACGTTTTTCCTCACCGATGCGCAGCAGTACGGCATCAATGTTTTCAAGATCATCGAGGTGATCGAAACGCCGAAAAACGTGACCGTCATGCCCCAGACCCACCCGGCCATTATCGGAGCGATCAACTTCCGCGAGCAGCTCGTCACGGTCGTGGACCTGGCCAGCTCCCTGGGCATGGAATCGGTGAATTTCCATGAAGGGGTCAGTTACGTCATTATTTGTGAATACAGTGGCTCCGTGCAGGGATTTCTCATCAGCAGTCCCAACAAACTGCTGACCCGCAGTTGGAAAGATATCCGGAGTCCCGGTCATGGCACGCAGAACTCGGGCTACTTGACCGCCCTGACGTATGACGACGAAGGAAAGTCCATCCAAATTCTCGATATTGAAAAAATCCTGTCTGAAATCATGGGAATCGAGGACGTTGTTCCCCCAGAAATGATTGAAGAGGGACACAAATTTGATTTGCACAATTTTCATGTTCTGGCGGTGGATGATTCACGGGCAGCCCGCAATCTTCTGGCCAATACCCTCGAACAAATCGGTGTCCAACATCACCTCTTCGATAGTGCCGAAAATGCTTTTGCCGCTCTGAAAAAATCCCTTGAGCCGGGTTCCCGTTTCCGATATTGCCTGATCATTTCGGATATCGAAATGCCCGGCATGGACGGTTTCACCTTTACCCGGCAGGTCAAGTCCAATCCTGAGCTGGCCAGAATCCAACTTGTCCTGCACAGCTCCATGAGCAATCAAGCCAACAAAGTCAAGGCCGACGCCGTAGGTGCAAACGATTTCATTCCCAAATTCAAACCTGAAAACATTGCCCGGGTGGTTCTGGAGCAGGTTGCCAGGGTCAAGGATCAGGGGATCTGCTGA
- a CDS encoding CCA tRNA nucleotidyltransferase, whose translation MYLSLQRGLSPFVHSLLDDLDRLIGPIFLVGDALRDSLRNKAAPDELTILVSQALPLCQRKLQDAGYASAVMGTKQNSLLLPLKRKENPKMVEISAFRHRPSHPATVAEDLFHRDISVNAMAFSWPDGPLIDPYNGRADLENNVIRLVNGADTLQEDPLRALRFFRFTLQLAGKPDPDDLQSSEATVPAQVAQERVRAEFDQIFTLLLRDRFSQEMVYRLFRSVLGRELLPEFAAIHDCPENPGDSQTAWENSLRMLLNMTAPTPEEEVSFLDLRWAALLHQTGKGVCAKKDDSGKIVEYPGFHEETMRINAGILNRLQFSKRRQRRINFMVQHMDIHQMPTDRGLRRLIEQTIPVEGLFRLLRAKKEAVPNLPPEEILKTAEEFSRCMRRCHLTREAMLRLRPMDLALSGGEIIDMVRIPPGPWLGQLRQRLVEWVGQDPNRNQREFLVAQVREWICREEGKI comes from the coding sequence CCTTTTGTTCACTCTCTTCTGGACGATCTGGATCGTTTGATCGGTCCGATTTTTCTGGTCGGGGATGCGTTGCGGGATTCGTTGCGCAACAAGGCCGCACCGGATGAGCTGACGATTCTCGTTTCCCAGGCCCTGCCTCTTTGTCAGCGCAAACTCCAGGATGCAGGATATGCCAGTGCCGTGATGGGCACCAAGCAGAACAGCCTGTTGTTGCCTCTGAAACGCAAAGAAAATCCCAAAATGGTGGAAATTTCCGCTTTCCGCCACCGTCCTTCGCATCCGGCCACGGTGGCCGAGGATCTGTTCCATCGCGACATTTCGGTCAACGCCATGGCGTTCAGTTGGCCGGATGGTCCCCTGATCGATCCCTACAATGGACGGGCGGATCTCGAAAACAACGTGATCCGCCTCGTCAACGGGGCCGATACCCTGCAAGAGGATCCTCTGCGGGCGCTACGTTTTTTTCGTTTCACCCTGCAACTGGCCGGCAAACCGGATCCGGACGATTTGCAAAGCTCCGAAGCGACCGTGCCCGCACAGGTGGCCCAGGAGCGTGTGCGGGCCGAGTTTGATCAAATATTCACGCTGCTCTTGCGGGACCGTTTTTCCCAGGAGATGGTTTATCGTCTGTTTCGCTCGGTATTGGGCAGGGAGTTGTTGCCTGAATTTGCGGCCATCCACGATTGCCCGGAAAATCCGGGTGACTCTCAGACTGCCTGGGAAAATTCCCTGCGCATGCTCCTGAACATGACGGCTCCCACCCCCGAAGAAGAGGTTTCCTTCCTGGATCTGCGCTGGGCCGCCCTGTTGCACCAAACAGGCAAAGGGGTGTGCGCCAAAAAAGATGATTCGGGGAAAATTGTTGAATATCCAGGGTTTCATGAAGAAACCATGCGCATCAATGCCGGCATTCTCAACCGGTTGCAGTTTTCCAAACGCCGCCAGCGCCGGATCAATTTCATGGTCCAGCACATGGATATCCATCAAATGCCCACCGATCGGGGCCTGCGTCGCCTGATCGAACAGACCATTCCGGTGGAGGGGTTGTTCCGTTTGTTGCGGGCCAAAAAAGAGGCCGTCCCCAACCTTCCCCCCGAAGAAATACTCAAAACAGCCGAAGAATTTTCCCGTTGCATGCGTCGTTGCCACCTGACCCGTGAAGCCATGCTGCGTTTGCGGCCCATGGATCTGGCCTTGAGCGGCGGTGAAATCATCGACATGGTTCGCATTCCGCCTGGTCCATGGCTGGGACAGTTGCGCCAACGTCTGGTAGAATGGGTAGGACAGGATCCCAACCGTAACCAGCGGGAATTCCTGGTTGCCCAGGTCCGGGAATGGATTTGTCGGGAAGAGGGGAAAATTTAA